One window of the Xiphophorus couchianus chromosome 12, X_couchianus-1.0, whole genome shotgun sequence genome contains the following:
- the LOC114154814 gene encoding LOW QUALITY PROTEIN: glycine-rich protein DOT1-like (The sequence of the model RefSeq protein was modified relative to this genomic sequence to represent the inferred CDS: substituted 4 bases at 4 genomic stop codons), whose amino-acid sequence GGGGGEEGGGGGXEGGGGGGRGGEGGGGGGGGGEGGGGEGEGGGGGGGEGGEGEGGGGVRGGGVRGGGGGGGGGGGRGGGGGGGGEGGEGEGGGGGVRGGGGGGGGGGGGGGGGGGGGGGGGEGGGAXGKGGGGGGGGGEGGGAXGKGGGGGGGGGGRGGGXEGGGGGGGGEGEGGGGGGGGGGGG is encoded by the exons ggaggaggaggaggagaagaaggaggaggaggaggatgagaaggaggaggaggaggaggaagaggaggagaaggaggaggaggaggaggaggaggaggagaaggaggaggaggagaaggagaaggaggaggaggaggaggaggagaaggaggagaaggagaaggaggaggaggagtaagaggaggaggagtaagaggaggaggaggaggaggaggaggaggaggaggaa gaggaggaggaggaggaggaggaggagaaggaggagaaggagaaggaggaggaggaggagtaagaggaggaggaggaggaggaggaggaggaggaggaggaggaggaggaggaggaggaggaggaggaggaggaggagaaggaggaggagcatgaggaaaaggaggaggaggaggaggaggaggaggagaaggaggaggagcatgaggaaaaggaggaggaggaggaggaggaggaggaggaagaggaggaggatgagaaggaggaggaggaggaggaggaggagaaggagaaggaggaggaggaggaggaggaggaggaggaggagga